One Deinococcus seoulensis DNA window includes the following coding sequences:
- the murI gene encoding glutamate racemase, whose translation MSDAPLGVFDSGVGGLSVLADLRRALPGEDLLYLADTAHVPYGARPDDEIRDLTDRAVSALHARGVKGVVVACNTASAFSLGHLRSRFEMPIIGLVPAVKPAVLSTRSGVVGVLATPGTLRGTLLADVIREFADPAGVRVMRAVSTELVPLVEAGQADSARAREVLREILTPLAQAGADGLVLGCTHYPFLAGSIRAEFGDTFTLLDSGPAVARHTRRVLTERGLLSGRESGGQEHFLVTGDAARAAPVMAALLAAGGMTAGGMAADGMTAGGMTAGGMGPGGGAYTDGQSNRAAPLPRIESIQT comes from the coding sequence ATGAGTGACGCACCGCTTGGCGTGTTCGACAGTGGCGTGGGGGGCCTGAGCGTCCTGGCGGACCTGCGCCGGGCGCTGCCGGGCGAGGACCTGCTGTACCTGGCCGATACGGCGCACGTGCCGTACGGGGCGCGGCCGGACGACGAGATCCGGGACCTGACGGACCGGGCGGTCTCGGCGCTGCACGCGCGGGGTGTCAAGGGCGTGGTCGTGGCGTGCAACACGGCGTCGGCGTTCAGTCTGGGGCACCTGCGGTCGCGTTTCGAGATGCCGATCATCGGGCTGGTCCCGGCCGTGAAACCGGCGGTCCTCTCGACCCGTTCGGGCGTGGTGGGCGTGCTGGCCACGCCGGGTACGCTGCGCGGCACGCTGCTGGCCGACGTGATCCGTGAGTTCGCGGACCCGGCGGGCGTGCGGGTCATGCGGGCCGTGAGTACCGAGCTGGTGCCGCTGGTCGAGGCGGGGCAGGCGGACTCGGCGCGGGCGCGCGAGGTGCTGCGCGAGATCCTGACACCGCTGGCACAGGCGGGGGCCGACGGGCTGGTGCTGGGCTGCACGCACTACCCGTTCCTGGCGGGCAGTATCCGCGCCGAGTTCGGGGACACGTTCACGCTGCTGGACAGCGGCCCGGCAGTGGCGCGGCACACGCGGCGCGTGCTGACCGAACGTGGGTTGCTATCCGGGCGGGAGTCGGGCGGTCAGGAGCACTTCCTGGTGACGGGGGACGCCGCGCGGGCCGCGCCAGTCATGGCGGCCCTGCTGGCCGCCGGGGGGATGACAGCCGGTGGAATGGCGGCCGATGGAATGACCGCTGGTGGAATGACGGCCGGGGGCATGGGGCCGGGCGGCGGGGCCTATACTGACGGTCAATCCAACCGGGCGGCCCCGCTGCCCAGAATTGAGTCCATCCAGACATGA
- a CDS encoding aminotransferase-like domain-containing protein yields the protein MAGMTSPLSPAAFDLTGTLSRRAQSMNASAIREILKITQRPDVISFAGGLPAPELFPMQEVRDATLAALDRYGPASLQYSTTEGHPPLREWIGAQAGIPAGNVQIVTGSQQGLDLLGKVLIDEGDVVLVEAPTYLGALQSFQPYGPRYVQVPTDEEGIDVDALEALLPGLNAKLLYAVPNFQNPTGRTLSAARRRRLVELTAQHGVLLLEDDPYGALRFTGEPAPSLYSLGLELHGDPDRNHVIYSSSFSKTLVPGLRDAWVQAAAPIIAKLIQAKQGADLHTPTLNQMIVTELVQDVLPRQIERVRQAYGERARLMLDRIRADFPDGVDYTTPQGGMFLWLTLPDGVDTQALLPRAVERKVAYVPGSPFYALGGGQNTMRLSYSNATPEQITQGIRALGDTLREALAER from the coding sequence ATGGCGGGCATGACCAGTCCCCTCTCCCCCGCAGCTTTCGACCTGACCGGCACGCTGTCGCGCCGCGCGCAGAGCATGAACGCCAGCGCCATCCGCGAGATCCTGAAGATCACGCAGCGGCCGGACGTGATCAGTTTCGCCGGTGGTCTGCCCGCCCCGGAGCTGTTCCCGATGCAGGAGGTCAGGGACGCCACGCTGGCCGCGCTGGACCGTTACGGCCCGGCGTCGTTGCAGTACTCGACCACCGAGGGGCACCCGCCGCTGCGTGAGTGGATCGGCGCGCAGGCGGGCATCCCGGCGGGCAACGTGCAGATCGTGACCGGCAGCCAGCAGGGGCTGGACCTGCTGGGCAAGGTCCTGATCGACGAGGGGGACGTGGTGCTGGTCGAGGCGCCCACGTACCTGGGTGCGCTGCAGTCGTTCCAGCCGTACGGCCCGCGCTACGTGCAGGTGCCCACCGACGAGGAAGGCATCGACGTGGACGCCCTGGAGGCCCTGCTGCCGGGTCTGAACGCCAAGTTGCTGTACGCCGTGCCGAACTTTCAGAACCCGACCGGGCGCACCCTGAGCGCCGCGCGACGCCGCCGACTGGTGGAACTGACCGCGCAGCACGGCGTGCTGCTGCTCGAGGACGACCCGTACGGCGCGCTGCGCTTTACCGGCGAACCGGCCCCCAGCCTGTACAGCCTGGGCCTGGAACTGCACGGCGACCCGGACCGCAACCACGTGATCTACTCCAGTTCGTTCAGCAAGACGCTGGTGCCGGGGCTGCGGGACGCGTGGGTGCAGGCCGCCGCGCCCATCATCGCCAAGCTGATTCAGGCGAAGCAGGGCGCGGACCTGCACACCCCCACCCTGAACCAGATGATCGTCACGGAACTCGTGCAGGACGTGCTGCCCCGCCAGATCGAACGGGTCCGGCAGGCGTACGGCGAACGCGCCCGCCTGATGCTGGACCGCATCCGCGCGGACTTCCCGGACGGCGTGGACTACACCACCCCGCAGGGCGGCATGTTCCTGTGGCTGACCCTCCCGGACGGCGTGGACACGCAGGCGCTGCTGCCCCGCGCGGTGGAACGCAAGGTCGCGTACGTGCCGGGCAGTCCCTTCTACGCGCTGGGCGGCGGCCAGAACACCATGCGCCTCAGTTACAGCAACGCCACGCCCGAGCAGATCACGCAGGGCATCCGGGCGCTGGGCGACACGCTGCGGGAGGCCCTGGCAGAACGGTAA
- the fba gene encoding class II fructose-1,6-bisphosphate aldolase: MLVTGNDILVPARAGKYGVGSFNTNNMEITQAIIHTAERLRSPVMVQMSEGAIKYGGQDLANIVIDLAKRATVPVALHLDHGSSYESALKAIKMGFTSVMIDASHHDFAGNVKETKRVVEAAHAMGISVESELGRLGGIEEHIVVDEKDAFLTDPEEAVQFIEQTGTDYLAIAIGTSHGAFKGKGRPYIDHARIEKIASLTGIPLVAHGSSGVPQEIVERFRKAGGEIGDAAGIADEDLQRATQFGIAKVNVDTDLRLASTVGIREALAANAKEFDPRKIFGPARDVMAQVIEHKLGVLGSVGKA, from the coding sequence ATGCTCGTTACCGGTAATGACATTCTGGTTCCCGCCCGCGCCGGCAAGTACGGCGTCGGTTCGTTCAACACCAACAACATGGAGATCACCCAGGCGATCATCCACACCGCCGAGCGGCTGCGCAGCCCCGTCATGGTGCAGATGAGCGAGGGCGCCATCAAGTACGGTGGCCAGGACCTCGCCAACATCGTCATTGACCTCGCCAAGCGCGCCACCGTGCCCGTCGCGCTGCACCTCGACCACGGCAGCAGCTACGAGAGCGCCCTGAAAGCCATCAAGATGGGCTTCACCAGCGTCATGATCGACGCCTCGCACCACGACTTCGCCGGGAACGTCAAGGAAACCAAACGCGTCGTGGAAGCCGCGCACGCCATGGGCATCAGCGTGGAAAGTGAACTCGGTCGCCTCGGGGGCATTGAGGAGCACATCGTCGTGGACGAGAAAGATGCCTTCCTGACCGACCCCGAGGAAGCCGTGCAGTTCATCGAGCAGACCGGCACCGACTACCTCGCCATCGCCATCGGCACCAGCCACGGCGCGTTCAAGGGCAAGGGCCGCCCCTACATCGACCACGCCCGCATCGAGAAGATCGCCAGCCTGACCGGCATTCCCCTCGTTGCGCACGGCAGCAGCGGCGTGCCGCAGGAAATCGTCGAGCGCTTCCGCAAGGCCGGCGGCGAGATCGGCGACGCGGCCGGCATCGCCGACGAGGACCTGCAGCGCGCCACGCAGTTCGGCATCGCCAAGGTGAACGTCGACACCGACCTGCGCCTCGCCAGCACCGTCGGCATCCGCGAGGCCCTGGCCGCCAACGCCAAGGAATTCGACCCCCGCAAGATCTTCGGCCCGGCCCGCGACGTCATGGCCCAGGTCATCGAGCACAAACTCGGCGTGCTCGGCAGCGTCGGCAAGGCCTGA
- a CDS encoding S8 family peptidase yields MKKRNLLMLGAALTLGGLSQADAGQLSPSLLARAQKGDQTKVGVIVRFKFANDARGRAQLKNLRVQLNSRLSALGASSGFVKQALASGQATSLWLDQSIYLPLSPVEARALALLPFVSDVFENFKVQIPKPQRAVALSAAAAAPGEAWHLDKIGAPQAWAAGFKGQGIKIGHLDSGIDANHPQLKGKVVAFAEFDADGNRVNSQPHDTTNHGTHTAGLLAGSTVGVAPSAQIISALVLPNNEGTFAEVIAGMQYVLDPDNNADTDDGADIVNMSLGIPGTFDEFIVPVQNMLKAGVVPMFAIGNFGPTSASTGSPGNLPDAIGVGAVDRNGQVASFSSRGPVNWNSTIKGVFVKPDIAAPGVEITSAFPNGQYGALSGSSQASPIAAGAAALLLSAKPGTSVDGIKNALYTSASNAGSKNNNVGFGLISVPGALGKLGVKLGAPAPAPAPTPTPKPTPTPTPTPTPTPTPKPTPTPTPTPTPTPKPAPTPTPAPAPAPTGPAGYSLCALEGSKCDFSGQKDAAFGTAGKYLTGIGTDGFNCTVSEWGRDPAPGLKKGCFIKDRPGAAPAPAPTPAPKPTPAPTPAPTPPAASKKPRVLLVDDDMGQGADVTAALRDAIKANAVSGGAFVWNTQSQGAVPLSEMKRADIVVWATGEQYQNTITPADQNTLNQYVAGGGNLLITGQDIGYDVGTSAFYTGTLKTRFVADSSGNTKFVTGGAFGSTAFTLNASGSAANQYYPDVIADMGGSATVASWGSANATAGTITAQSIRVDPNKTRAAQKVQDPRGLVERLAANILGGVLNQILGGNTQAQSQNRPRVSAQSAGENAGAIVANDAGKYRTVTMGFGMEGLTPNSRNILMKTTFDWLMK; encoded by the coding sequence ATGAAGAAGCGTAACCTCCTGATGCTCGGCGCCGCCCTGACCCTGGGCGGCCTGAGTCAAGCCGACGCCGGTCAACTCTCCCCGAGCCTTCTGGCGCGCGCGCAGAAAGGTGATCAGACCAAGGTGGGCGTGATCGTCCGCTTCAAATTTGCCAACGACGCCAGGGGCAGAGCGCAGTTGAAGAATCTGCGTGTCCAGCTGAACAGTCGCCTGAGCGCCCTCGGGGCCAGCTCGGGATTCGTCAAGCAGGCGCTGGCCTCCGGACAGGCCACATCACTCTGGCTGGACCAGAGTATCTACCTGCCGCTGTCACCGGTCGAGGCCCGCGCCCTGGCACTCCTGCCGTTCGTGTCGGACGTGTTCGAGAACTTCAAGGTGCAGATTCCCAAACCGCAGCGCGCCGTCGCCCTGAGTGCCGCCGCCGCCGCGCCCGGCGAGGCGTGGCACCTCGACAAGATCGGCGCGCCGCAGGCCTGGGCCGCCGGATTCAAGGGGCAGGGCATCAAGATCGGGCACCTGGACAGCGGCATCGACGCGAACCACCCGCAGCTGAAAGGCAAGGTCGTGGCCTTCGCGGAATTCGACGCTGACGGCAACCGCGTGAACAGCCAGCCGCACGACACCACCAATCACGGCACGCACACCGCGGGACTGCTGGCGGGCAGCACGGTCGGCGTGGCGCCCAGCGCGCAGATCATCAGCGCGCTGGTCCTGCCGAACAACGAGGGCACCTTCGCAGAGGTGATTGCCGGGATGCAGTACGTGCTGGACCCGGACAACAACGCCGACACCGACGACGGCGCCGACATCGTGAACATGAGTCTGGGCATTCCCGGCACCTTCGACGAGTTCATCGTGCCGGTGCAGAACATGCTCAAGGCGGGCGTGGTGCCCATGTTCGCCATCGGGAACTTCGGCCCGACCTCGGCCAGCACCGGCAGCCCCGGTAACCTGCCGGACGCGATCGGCGTGGGCGCCGTGGACAGGAACGGGCAGGTGGCGAGCTTCAGCAGCCGCGGTCCGGTCAACTGGAACAGCACCATCAAGGGCGTGTTCGTGAAACCCGATATCGCCGCGCCCGGCGTGGAGATCACCAGCGCCTTCCCGAACGGCCAGTACGGGGCGCTCAGCGGTTCCTCGCAGGCCAGCCCCATCGCGGCGGGCGCGGCGGCCCTGCTGCTGTCCGCCAAGCCCGGTACCAGCGTGGACGGCATCAAGAACGCCCTATACACCAGCGCCAGCAACGCGGGCAGCAAGAACAACAATGTGGGCTTCGGCCTGATCAGCGTGCCGGGCGCGCTGGGCAAACTGGGCGTGAAGCTGGGTGCCCCGGCACCTGCTCCGGCGCCCACCCCGACTCCCAAGCCCACCCCTACACCCACGCCAACTCCCACGCCTACCCCGACTCCCAAGCCCACCCCCACGCCGACCCCTACACCCACGCCAACCCCCAAACCGGCGCCCACCCCGACCCCGGCGCCCGCACCGGCCCCGACTGGCCCGGCCGGGTACAGCCTCTGCGCGCTGGAAGGCAGCAAGTGCGACTTCAGCGGCCAGAAGGACGCCGCGTTCGGCACGGCCGGCAAGTACCTGACCGGCATCGGCACCGACGGCTTCAACTGCACCGTGTCCGAATGGGGCCGCGACCCGGCGCCCGGCCTGAAGAAAGGCTGCTTCATCAAGGACCGTCCCGGCGCGGCGCCTGCCCCTGCACCCACCCCGGCGCCCAAGCCCACCCCGGCCCCCACGCCCGCTCCGACGCCCCCGGCAGCCAGCAAGAAACCCCGCGTGCTGCTGGTCGACGATGACATGGGCCAGGGTGCCGACGTGACGGCCGCGCTGCGCGACGCCATCAAGGCCAACGCGGTCAGCGGCGGGGCGTTCGTGTGGAACACCCAGTCGCAGGGCGCCGTGCCCCTGAGCGAGATGAAACGCGCCGATATCGTCGTGTGGGCGACCGGTGAGCAGTACCAGAACACCATCACGCCCGCCGATCAGAACACCCTGAACCAGTACGTGGCGGGCGGCGGGAACCTCCTGATCACCGGGCAGGACATCGGGTACGACGTCGGCACCAGCGCCTTCTACACCGGCACCCTGAAAACCCGCTTCGTGGCGGACAGCAGCGGCAACACCAAGTTCGTGACCGGCGGCGCGTTCGGCAGCACGGCCTTTACCCTGAACGCGTCGGGCAGCGCCGCCAACCAGTACTACCCGGACGTGATCGCCGACATGGGCGGCAGCGCCACCGTCGCCAGCTGGGGCAGCGCGAACGCCACCGCCGGGACCATCACGGCGCAGAGCATCCGCGTGGACCCCAACAAGACCCGCGCCGCGCAGAAGGTGCAGGACCCGCGCGGTCTGGTCGAGCGTCTGGCTGCCAACATCCTGGGCGGCGTGCTGAACCAGATTCTGGGCGGCAACACCCAGGCGCAGAGCCAGAACCGCCCGCGCGTGAGCGCCCAGTCGGCCGGTGAGAACGCCGGAGCGATCGTCGCGAACGACGCCGGGAAGTACCGCACCGTCACCATGGGCTTCGGTATGGAAGGCCTCACGCCCAACAGCCGCAACATCCTGATGAAGACCACCTTCGACTGGCTGATGAAGTAA
- a CDS encoding CBS domain-containing protein, whose amino-acid sequence MTTLTDIMTSELTTVDRGATLKEVALLMREQDIGNVLIMDGDTLVGIITDRDIVIRAVAYGHDLGTAASDYATGEVFSMDAATTVAEAAAEMAARQLRRLPVTRDGQVVGIVSLADLATRARTGADEQALQGISQPTI is encoded by the coding sequence ATGACCACTCTGACGGACATCATGACCAGCGAACTGACGACCGTGGACCGCGGCGCGACCCTGAAAGAGGTGGCGCTGCTGATGCGCGAGCAGGACATCGGGAACGTCCTGATCATGGACGGCGATACCCTGGTGGGCATCATCACCGACCGGGACATCGTGATCCGCGCCGTCGCGTACGGGCACGACCTGGGCACCGCCGCCAGCGACTACGCCACCGGCGAGGTGTTCAGCATGGACGCCGCGACCACCGTGGCCGAGGCCGCCGCCGAGATGGCCGCGCGGCAGCTGCGCCGCCTCCCGGTCACGCGTGACGGTCAGGTGGTGGGAATCGTGAGCCTCGCGGACCTCGCCACGCGCGCCCGGACCGGCGCGGACGAGCAGGCGCTCCAGGGCATCAGCCAGCCGACCATCTGA
- a CDS encoding oxidoreductase has protein sequence MTPIKSPLAPRADATDLLKDTDLTGQTAVVTGGASGLGTETVRALLSAGARVILPVRDTARGEEVARDLARATGNDDVHVVHLDLSSLASVRQAAAAILAAAPRIHMLINNAGVMATPQGHTADGFETQFGTNHLGHFQLTRLLMPALLAAAPARVVALSSSAHRLSDIRWDDMNFQSTPYDPWQAYGQSKTANALFAVELNRRYAAQGVTANAVHPGGIMTGLQKHMPEGEAQRRGWIDENGVPNPAFKTPAQGASTSIWAATAPELDGVGGLFLEDLQQSTPLDEASPNPLFGYKPHALNADSARRLWTLSEQMIDQTGQ, from the coding sequence ATGACTCCGATCAAGAGCCCCCTGGCCCCCCGCGCCGACGCGACCGACCTCCTGAAAGACACCGACCTGACCGGCCAGACGGCCGTCGTGACCGGCGGGGCCTCCGGGCTGGGCACCGAGACGGTGCGCGCCCTCCTGAGCGCCGGGGCGCGCGTGATCCTGCCTGTCCGCGACACGGCGCGCGGCGAGGAAGTCGCCCGTGACCTCGCACGGGCCACCGGCAACGACGACGTGCATGTCGTGCATCTGGACCTGTCCTCGCTCGCGTCGGTGCGGCAGGCGGCGGCGGCGATCCTGGCTGCCGCGCCCCGCATTCACATGCTGATCAACAACGCGGGCGTCATGGCCACCCCGCAGGGACACACGGCCGACGGTTTCGAGACGCAGTTCGGCACGAATCACCTGGGGCACTTCCAGCTGACCCGCCTGCTGATGCCCGCGCTGCTGGCCGCCGCGCCCGCCCGCGTGGTGGCACTCAGCAGCAGCGCCCACCGCCTGAGCGACATCCGCTGGGACGACATGAACTTTCAGAGCACCCCCTACGATCCCTGGCAGGCGTACGGGCAGAGCAAGACCGCCAACGCCCTGTTCGCCGTGGAACTGAACCGCCGCTACGCCGCCCAGGGCGTCACCGCGAACGCCGTGCACCCCGGCGGGATCATGACCGGCTTGCAGAAGCACATGCCCGAAGGCGAGGCGCAGCGCCGCGGCTGGATCGACGAGAACGGCGTGCCCAACCCCGCCTTCAAGACGCCCGCACAGGGGGCCAGCACCAGCATCTGGGCCGCCACCGCGCCCGAACTGGACGGCGTGGGCGGCCTGTTCCTGGAGGACCTGCAGCAGAGCACCCCGCTGGACGAGGCCAGCCCCAACCCCCTGTTCGGGTACAAGCCCCACGCGTTGAATGCCGACAGTGCCCGCCGCCTGTGGACACTCAGCGAGCAGATGATCGACCAGACCGGGCAGTAA